In the genome of Coraliomargarita algicola, one region contains:
- the msrA gene encoding peptide-methionine (S)-S-oxide reductase MsrA, translated as MKHTLSLFTIAALSLLAIGCYASKTEKDLHPASVEVPKGMQTAVVGAGCFWCVEAFFESLEGVNEVVSGYAGGSEASPSYYQVARGETSHAEVVQIIYDPEVIPYRKLIDFFWTTHDATRSNGVWPDFGSQYRSILLYQNEAEREAIASSRQAYESKTGNKVATEIKALNTFYPAESYHQNYAENNPNDRYVVGVLNPKLKKLGLK; from the coding sequence ATGAAACACACCCTCTCCCTCTTCACCATCGCTGCCCTTTCACTCTTAGCCATTGGCTGCTATGCCAGCAAAACTGAGAAAGATCTCCACCCCGCCAGCGTCGAAGTGCCCAAGGGCATGCAAACCGCAGTCGTCGGCGCAGGTTGTTTTTGGTGCGTGGAAGCCTTTTTCGAAAGTTTAGAAGGCGTAAACGAGGTCGTGAGCGGATACGCCGGCGGCAGCGAAGCCTCGCCCAGCTACTACCAAGTCGCCCGCGGCGAGACCTCGCATGCCGAAGTCGTACAAATCATTTATGATCCCGAAGTGATCCCCTATCGCAAGCTGATCGATTTCTTTTGGACCACCCACGATGCCACCCGCAGCAACGGCGTCTGGCCCGACTTCGGCTCGCAGTATCGCAGCATTTTACTTTATCAAAACGAAGCAGAGCGCGAAGCCATCGCAAGCAGTCGCCAGGCCTACGAATCCAAAACGGGCAATAAAGTCGCGACCGAGATCAAGGCGCTCAACACCTTTTACCCCGCCGAAAGCTATCACCAGAACTACGCCGAAAACAACCCGAACGACCGCTACGTCGTCGGCGTCTTAAATCCTAAGTTAAAAAAGCTGGGCTTAAAATAA
- a CDS encoding acyl-CoA desaturase, which translates to MAGRVVWAPVKSLWFSFHAVIAVVGGIFTFSYGAVAIAFVFTVATLCLGHSIGLHRLLVHRSFECPRWFEYFLVHLGTVVGMGGPFRILYMHDIRDWSQRHEACHPYFVHQSKIWRDYIWQMHCDLRLKHPPEFKIEPRIAQDRIYQQMQKGWMLQQVPWAVLFYLLGGWPFVIWTVSVRITISLIGHWLVGYFAHNTGQRDWHLQGHAVQGHNLPHIGLLSMGESWHNNHHAYPESAKLGLRASQHDPGWWALQALQAIGLVWKLKLPRDLPYRPELKAIYGKTK; encoded by the coding sequence GTGGCAGGGCGTGTTGTTTGGGCACCCGTTAAGTCCCTTTGGTTTAGTTTTCATGCGGTCATTGCAGTCGTTGGGGGGATCTTTACTTTTAGTTACGGTGCAGTAGCTATAGCATTCGTATTTACAGTTGCGACCCTTTGCTTAGGGCATTCCATAGGCTTGCACCGGCTCCTTGTGCACCGAAGTTTCGAATGTCCTCGTTGGTTTGAGTATTTCTTAGTCCATCTCGGAACGGTGGTCGGGATGGGAGGACCGTTTCGCATTCTATACATGCACGACATCCGTGATTGGTCGCAACGTCATGAAGCATGTCATCCCTACTTTGTTCACCAGAGTAAGATTTGGCGTGATTATATTTGGCAAATGCACTGTGACCTACGATTGAAGCATCCTCCGGAATTTAAGATAGAACCACGAATCGCGCAGGATCGAATATACCAGCAGATGCAGAAGGGCTGGATGCTCCAGCAAGTGCCATGGGCTGTTTTATTCTACCTGCTTGGTGGTTGGCCATTTGTGATTTGGACTGTGTCGGTTCGTATTACAATCTCTCTGATTGGGCATTGGTTGGTGGGGTATTTCGCACATAATACAGGGCAACGTGACTGGCACCTCCAAGGGCACGCAGTTCAAGGGCACAACCTTCCCCACATAGGATTACTCAGCATGGGAGAGTCTTGGCATAACAATCATCATGCATATCCCGAATCTGCGAAGCTCGGTCTGAGAGCATCACAACACGATCCGGGCTGGTGGGCCCTTCAGGCGCTCCAGGCCATTGGTCTAGTGTGGAAGCTAAAGCTTCCGAGGGACCTTCCTTATAGACCAGAACTCAAAGCAATATACGGAAAAACTAAATAG
- a CDS encoding carboxypeptidase-like regulatory domain-containing protein, producing MDYQWDVGPSGRLDSAEADVNGLVQLEDLGDLPLKVSCRIAGYQEMSLRDLRLQPGEVYDIVLQPSQPLRLHVYAAESGEALAGAQVEVLSRDFSAGMHMSALGAEKPIVSSVEGVAVMNTLNDAGRYYFGVSKPGYMGEIVGPCLAGEDVSLDLKPRPVLSFQVAGVPDSLLDAEGKVEYTISYSFSYEDHMSSGRERETMSAAVQDGVLQFEFSPKWRSQIDLKLGEIDLSFQPGQYLTSGAVQASLGASAIDPELEYVLRPVEIRFQTPVGEPLAEGRLSVRFDQSPIVKGQARRRTQRLVEVVAGVAQFELPVPNQIELEPEGLRGYWFEREYRIEVPSSVSSEPLIHEVETQRAGAIAGRILEPDGSVPSNLLIGVFETENSNEQTKRSSLSIKVKNASSSHDQDNEFLASPLPLGGSYVISASRGYTHLLSEPIDLTEALPVRRIRMEMPVGETISGRVINEGGEAIAMATTQFSFEPSEGHSFSRSGPRTDREGRFRLDSVNSEVNGAYYITVDSVAGYQPIKSRLNLREKEQVIQLKPGHRMSGVVIEAGTGKVIPGAEVYASRSEYQAGAFPFSFDAELTDAQGRFEFTNLPPGEFKVASRSGRMASGYEAIGHTDLDEVVEVKIELYEWEKLVPVEVE from the coding sequence GTGGACTACCAATGGGATGTGGGGCCTTCGGGGCGGCTTGATTCGGCAGAAGCCGATGTCAATGGTTTGGTGCAATTGGAGGACTTAGGTGATTTGCCTCTAAAGGTTTCGTGTCGGATTGCAGGTTATCAAGAGATGTCTTTGCGAGATCTGCGATTACAACCTGGCGAGGTGTATGATATAGTGCTTCAGCCGAGTCAGCCTCTAAGGCTGCATGTGTATGCGGCTGAGAGCGGAGAAGCGCTTGCGGGGGCCCAAGTCGAAGTTTTATCACGAGACTTCTCCGCGGGGATGCATATGAGTGCGCTCGGTGCGGAGAAGCCAATTGTCAGCTCAGTGGAGGGCGTGGCAGTCATGAATACTTTGAACGACGCAGGGCGATATTACTTTGGGGTGTCGAAGCCGGGATATATGGGCGAAATCGTAGGGCCCTGTTTAGCTGGAGAGGACGTCAGCCTCGATTTGAAGCCGCGGCCTGTGCTATCTTTTCAGGTCGCAGGCGTACCGGATTCGTTGTTGGATGCTGAGGGTAAAGTTGAGTATACGATCAGTTATTCATTTAGCTATGAGGATCATATGTCATCGGGCAGAGAGCGTGAGACTATGAGTGCGGCTGTGCAGGATGGGGTGCTGCAGTTTGAATTCAGCCCCAAGTGGCGTTCTCAGATTGATCTAAAGTTAGGTGAAATCGATTTAAGTTTTCAGCCAGGGCAATATTTGACATCGGGGGCGGTGCAGGCGTCGCTTGGGGCATCCGCGATTGATCCGGAGCTGGAGTATGTATTGAGGCCGGTTGAAATACGTTTTCAAACCCCGGTAGGTGAGCCGCTGGCGGAAGGACGATTGAGTGTTCGTTTTGATCAGAGCCCGATCGTGAAAGGGCAGGCGCGACGAAGAACGCAGCGTTTGGTCGAAGTGGTTGCTGGCGTGGCTCAGTTCGAGCTTCCAGTTCCGAACCAAATAGAGCTCGAGCCCGAAGGATTGCGTGGCTACTGGTTTGAGCGTGAATATCGGATTGAAGTGCCTTCGTCTGTATCTTCTGAGCCTTTGATACACGAGGTCGAAACGCAGCGTGCGGGAGCTATCGCCGGGAGGATTCTTGAGCCTGATGGCAGCGTGCCTTCCAATTTATTAATCGGAGTTTTTGAAACTGAAAACTCGAACGAGCAGACGAAGCGCAGCTCCCTAAGTATCAAAGTAAAAAATGCATCGAGCAGTCATGATCAGGATAATGAATTCTTGGCGAGTCCACTGCCGCTGGGGGGCAGCTATGTGATATCTGCATCGCGTGGATACACGCATTTACTTTCTGAGCCGATAGATTTGACTGAGGCGCTGCCGGTGCGACGTATTCGAATGGAAATGCCCGTGGGAGAGACGATCAGCGGCAGAGTCATCAATGAGGGCGGTGAAGCGATTGCTATGGCGACGACTCAGTTTAGTTTTGAGCCGAGCGAGGGGCACAGTTTTTCGCGTTCGGGTCCTCGCACGGATCGCGAAGGGCGCTTCCGTCTGGATTCGGTGAACAGCGAGGTGAATGGTGCCTATTATATAACGGTCGACTCCGTTGCAGGCTATCAGCCGATCAAGTCTCGTTTGAACCTTCGTGAGAAGGAGCAGGTGATCCAACTTAAGCCTGGCCATCGGATGAGCGGTGTTGTGATCGAAGCAGGAACTGGCAAGGTGATCCCAGGAGCCGAAGTATATGCCAGTCGCAGTGAGTATCAAGCGGGTGCATTCCCCTTTTCGTTTGATGCCGAGCTTACAGATGCTCAGGGGCGTTTCGAATTTACAAACCTTCCGCCGGGCGAGTTTAAGGTTGCTTCGCGGAGCGGGCGCATGGCTTCAGGTTATGAGGCGATCGGTCACACCGATCTCGATGAAGTGGTCGAGGTCAAGATCGAGCTCTATGAGTGGGAGAAGCTCGTGCCAGTTGAGGTAGAGTAG
- a CDS encoding GbsR/MarR family transcriptional regulator: MNSEDFAKTKADFIAQWGTLGSSWGINRTMAQIHAFLMLAVEPTDTNEVMQALKISRGNANSNLRDLVGWGLVRRVTYPGDRKEYFEAEKDVWTMFCIIARERKRREIDPALNLLQSSSSKSYKKTDPEQQLFASQTKALAEFVQTADLVLDKVARSEESKVLPFLIKRFK; this comes from the coding sequence ATGAACAGCGAAGATTTTGCAAAGACAAAGGCCGATTTTATAGCACAGTGGGGCACGCTCGGTAGCAGCTGGGGCATTAATCGCACCATGGCGCAGATCCATGCCTTTCTCATGCTGGCGGTGGAGCCCACCGACACCAACGAAGTCATGCAGGCGCTCAAAATCAGCCGCGGCAACGCCAACAGTAATTTGCGCGACCTTGTCGGCTGGGGCTTGGTTCGACGTGTGACCTATCCGGGCGATCGCAAGGAATACTTCGAAGCCGAAAAGGATGTTTGGACGATGTTTTGTATCATTGCCCGCGAGCGTAAGCGGCGCGAAATCGACCCCGCGCTCAATTTACTGCAGTCCTCCTCGTCGAAGTCCTATAAGAAGACTGACCCCGAGCAGCAGCTCTTCGCCTCGCAAACTAAAGCGCTCGCCGAGTTCGTGCAGACCGCCGACCTCGTTCTCGATAAAGTAGCCCGCTCCGAAGAGAGCAAAGTGCTACCCTTCTTAATTAAACGATTTAAATAA
- a CDS encoding M56 family metallopeptidase, with product MIEFYNQLTAPLLVEALLHTLWVGALCALLLFATLKCLPARRYHVRYGISLCVLLVICASLPVGLAILTTSEDVVSQSAPQQPRSAAAAAVSPSLMEGASEEPVVLAEIDAWQSLVEVEERRGGWAIYAFACWVLGTVVGMVRVIASVRGARNLRRDAEPIECVELAVLCERIGLRRMVPVLKSGLCQVPAVCGLFKPVILLPLSQLTALNPEHIEAILAHELAHIKRYDPIVNFLQLIAEAFLFFNPFLWWVSGQVRQEREAACDAMAVEATGQRSIYVQALTEVAAGQLLPADAVQLSFAGDAKSGTLLDRVKRLLRPTSSPELRLRMPMLCLIFVGVFSAAVLLQWTARSAVKALTPDERIEQVNTVHEVYPQYAVESFDQDVAASKPLILSGQALCPDGTPPAGTVQIYCYSRFGRGSMLSSEQARHAGRFDFIVKPGDVSLLVLVEGWAPLYVDLGTVRETQRELKFQLQEGYNAQLRLIDPGGSLFQMRRWTTNGMWGLRGGLIRQKPMSMVWCNWRT from the coding sequence ATGATCGAGTTTTATAATCAATTGACGGCGCCGTTGTTGGTAGAGGCGCTTTTGCATACGCTTTGGGTTGGCGCCTTATGCGCTTTGCTATTGTTCGCTACGCTAAAATGTCTACCAGCGCGACGCTATCATGTGCGCTATGGCATTTCCTTGTGCGTGTTATTGGTGATTTGTGCATCATTGCCAGTGGGGCTGGCGATTTTAACGACGTCCGAAGACGTGGTTTCTCAGAGTGCGCCGCAGCAGCCAAGGTCGGCTGCTGCGGCGGCTGTTTCGCCATCGTTGATGGAAGGGGCGTCTGAGGAGCCAGTCGTGTTGGCAGAAATTGATGCATGGCAGAGCCTGGTGGAGGTCGAGGAAAGGCGCGGGGGCTGGGCCATATACGCCTTCGCCTGCTGGGTGCTCGGTACTGTCGTTGGTATGGTTCGTGTGATTGCTTCGGTGCGCGGCGCACGCAACTTGCGTCGGGATGCAGAGCCGATCGAATGCGTCGAGTTAGCTGTTCTCTGTGAGCGCATTGGCTTGCGTCGTATGGTGCCTGTGCTGAAGAGCGGACTGTGTCAGGTGCCGGCGGTCTGCGGACTGTTCAAGCCTGTGATATTGCTTCCCTTGAGTCAGTTGACCGCGCTGAATCCGGAACACATCGAAGCAATCCTGGCGCATGAATTAGCACATATTAAGCGCTACGATCCGATCGTGAATTTCCTGCAATTGATCGCAGAAGCCTTTTTGTTCTTTAACCCGTTTTTGTGGTGGGTGAGTGGACAGGTGCGGCAAGAGCGTGAAGCTGCCTGTGATGCCATGGCTGTAGAGGCGACCGGGCAGCGATCGATCTATGTGCAAGCATTGACTGAGGTCGCGGCGGGGCAGCTCTTGCCAGCGGATGCCGTTCAGCTTTCGTTTGCTGGTGACGCAAAGTCGGGCACTTTACTTGATCGGGTGAAACGATTGCTCCGGCCCACTTCGTCGCCGGAATTACGTTTGCGAATGCCGATGTTATGCTTGATCTTTGTCGGGGTTTTTTCGGCCGCAGTCCTATTGCAGTGGACGGCGCGTTCGGCAGTTAAGGCGCTGACTCCCGATGAGCGTATTGAACAGGTGAATACAGTACACGAGGTGTATCCGCAGTATGCGGTGGAGTCTTTTGACCAAGATGTGGCAGCTAGCAAGCCCTTGATTCTGTCGGGTCAAGCGCTGTGCCCCGACGGCACGCCGCCGGCAGGGACGGTGCAAATTTATTGTTACTCACGATTTGGACGGGGCTCTATGTTAAGTTCGGAGCAAGCGAGGCACGCAGGTCGTTTTGATTTTATTGTCAAGCCGGGGGATGTTTCGTTACTCGTGTTGGTGGAAGGATGGGCGCCCTTGTATGTGGATTTAGGTACGGTCCGTGAAACACAACGGGAACTGAAGTTTCAACTGCAGGAAGGTTATAATGCACAACTGCGCCTGATCGATCCTGGGGGGAGCCTATTTCAAATGCGAAGGTGGACTACCAATGGGATGTGGGGCCTTCGGGGCGGCTTGATTCGGCAGAAGCCGATGTCAATGGTTTGGTGCAATTGGAGGACTTAG
- a CDS encoding YceH family protein, which yields MDNETYPLLTAVDARVLGCLLEKAATTPDAYPLTLNSLLLACNQKSNRQPVVEYDEETVLESIDDLRKAKLVFRVDVAGSRVAKYRHNIDEHLGLDKAGKALLTVLLLRGAQTLGELRTRCERMHSFATTDEVEATLKEIAEDIDRPMWTKLPRLPGKKEERYQHLFSGEPTPATESDTADSEAVISTSSPLSSRDARIQELETTVETLQAELDELKAAFEEFQKQFQ from the coding sequence ATGGACAACGAAACATACCCTCTTCTGACTGCCGTCGACGCGCGCGTGCTCGGCTGCTTACTTGAAAAAGCGGCCACCACCCCGGACGCCTACCCGCTCACCCTGAACAGCTTGCTATTGGCCTGTAACCAAAAGTCGAACCGCCAGCCAGTGGTGGAATATGACGAAGAAACCGTGCTGGAATCGATCGACGACCTGAGAAAGGCCAAGTTAGTCTTCCGCGTCGACGTGGCCGGCTCACGCGTCGCCAAATATCGCCATAATATCGACGAGCATCTCGGCCTCGACAAAGCCGGCAAGGCACTGCTCACCGTATTATTGCTGCGCGGCGCCCAGACCCTCGGCGAATTACGCACCCGCTGCGAACGCATGCATTCCTTTGCCACCACCGACGAAGTCGAGGCGACGCTGAAGGAGATCGCTGAAGATATCGACCGCCCGATGTGGACAAAGCTACCGCGTTTACCAGGTAAAAAAGAAGAGCGCTATCAGCACCTCTTTTCCGGAGAGCCCACACCAGCAACAGAATCGGACACCGCCGATAGCGAGGCAGTCATCAGCACGTCCAGCCCGCTCAGCAGCCGCGATGCACGCATTCAAGAGCTGGAAACCACGGTAGAAACCCTCCAAGCTGAACTCGACGAATTAAAGGCCGCCTTCGAAGAATTTCAGAAACAATTCCAGTAG
- a CDS encoding NAD-dependent succinate-semialdehyde dehydrogenase produces the protein MTETKLASNLLQQQAYVNGEWIDAEDGRRFEIRNPVDGQVLAKVADCGVAETRRAIEAAEAALPDWQAQTAKARADILRRWFDLVMQHQDALAALLTAEQGKVLSEAKGEIAYGAHYLEWFAEEAKRIDGDILAAPSQDQRVLVLKRPVGVVAAITPWNFPNAMLARKVAAALAVGCTFVAKPAKETPLSALALAALGEEAGLPAGVFNVVCGSDSSVIGGELTANPIVRKLTFTGSTATGKKLMQQCADTVKRTSMELGGNAPFIVFDDADLDAAVAGAMAAKFRNAGQTCVCANRLLVHADVYDAFVDKLSQETEKFQLGNGADEAVTMGPLIRPSAVDSVQAIVSEALEAGAVATVGGQGSELGDCFYQPTVLRDCAPSMRCFKEEIFGPVAPVFKFETEAEAIQLANDTEFGLAAYFYSRDYARIWRVSEALDYGMVGINEAAISNPMAPFGGVKESGHGREGSKYGVDDYIETKYLCMGGL, from the coding sequence ATGACTGAGACGAAACTAGCTTCAAATCTTCTACAGCAACAGGCCTATGTGAACGGTGAGTGGATCGATGCCGAGGACGGGCGTCGCTTCGAAATTCGCAACCCTGTTGACGGTCAAGTGCTCGCGAAAGTGGCCGATTGCGGCGTCGCGGAGACGCGGCGCGCCATCGAGGCGGCCGAGGCGGCACTGCCCGATTGGCAGGCGCAGACTGCGAAAGCACGTGCAGATATTTTACGGCGCTGGTTCGATTTAGTGATGCAGCATCAGGACGCCCTTGCGGCCTTGTTGACTGCCGAGCAAGGCAAGGTGCTCTCCGAGGCCAAGGGAGAGATCGCCTATGGGGCGCATTATTTAGAATGGTTTGCGGAGGAGGCCAAACGTATCGATGGCGATATCTTGGCGGCACCCAGTCAGGATCAACGGGTGCTTGTCTTGAAGCGTCCGGTCGGCGTGGTGGCCGCCATCACACCGTGGAATTTCCCCAATGCCATGCTTGCGCGCAAAGTCGCCGCGGCCTTGGCGGTGGGCTGCACCTTTGTGGCCAAGCCAGCGAAAGAAACCCCGCTGTCTGCACTGGCTTTAGCCGCACTGGGCGAAGAGGCGGGTCTGCCGGCGGGCGTATTCAATGTCGTGTGTGGCAGTGACTCATCCGTGATCGGCGGCGAGCTGACCGCCAATCCGATTGTACGTAAGCTCACCTTCACGGGGTCCACCGCGACTGGCAAGAAGCTGATGCAGCAGTGCGCCGACACCGTTAAGCGCACCTCCATGGAACTGGGAGGGAATGCGCCCTTTATCGTATTTGACGATGCCGATCTCGATGCGGCGGTCGCAGGAGCCATGGCCGCGAAATTTCGTAATGCCGGGCAAACCTGTGTGTGCGCGAACCGTCTATTGGTGCACGCGGATGTGTATGATGCCTTCGTGGACAAACTTAGCCAGGAAACAGAAAAATTCCAACTGGGCAATGGTGCCGACGAGGCGGTCACGATGGGGCCACTGATTCGTCCGAGCGCCGTTGACAGTGTGCAGGCGATCGTGAGCGAGGCGCTTGAAGCGGGTGCGGTTGCGACGGTTGGCGGACAAGGCTCAGAGCTCGGCGACTGCTTCTATCAGCCGACAGTGCTGCGCGACTGCGCGCCCTCCATGCGCTGTTTTAAGGAAGAGATTTTTGGCCCCGTGGCGCCTGTTTTCAAATTCGAGACCGAGGCCGAGGCGATTCAGCTGGCCAACGATACCGAGTTCGGGCTTGCCGCCTACTTCTACAGCCGCGACTACGCCCGCATCTGGCGCGTGAGTGAAGCCCTCGACTATGGCATGGTCGGCATTAATGAGGCTGCGATCTCCAATCCGATGGCCCCCTTCGGCGGAGTCAAAGAATCCGGGCACGGTCGCGAAGGTTCCAAATATGGGGTCGATGATTACATCGAAACGAAATACCTCTGCATGGGCGGGCTTTAA